The Microaerobacter geothermalis genomic sequence GCTGATGCGGCTGAGGGAGTGGCGGCACTTACCCTTGAAGCGTTACAGGGGATCATTGATGCTTTCAGTCCAGAGGTGCAAAGGGTACGTCCATATCCCGAACAGGAGCAGGTTGCCTCTCGAATTCGCAGGCTTGTGGAGGGAAGCGGGTTAGTTAGCCAACAGGGAGAGATTCGGGTGCAGGATGCCTATACCTTAAGATGTATTCCTCAGGTTCATGGTGCCATTCGGCAGGTACTCCGGTATGTCGAAGAGAAGTTAATGATTGAAATAAATTCGGCCACAGATAATCCTCTTATTTTTACCGAAACTGGCGAGGTCATCTCAGGAGGGAATTTCCACGGACAGCCCATTGCTTTTGCCATGGATTTTCTCGGAATAGCTATGGCTGAGTTAGCCAATATTTCTGAAAGGAGAATTGAAAGATTGGTTAATCCTCAGCTGAGCCAGCTTCCGGCATTTTTAAGTCCAAATCCCGGCTTGCAATCTGGAATGATGATTGCCCAGTATGCCGCAGCTTCTCTGGTATCCGAAAATAAAGTACTGGCCCATCCGGCAAGTGTGGATTCCATTCCTTCCTCAGCCAATCAAGAGGATCACGTAAGTATGGGAACCATAGCTGCCCGCCATGCCCAGCAAATTATTCAAAACAGCCGACGGGTTGTTGCTATTGAAGCCATGGCCAGTTCTCAGGCCCTGGAGATTAAAGGTATAGATAAGATGTCTCCGAGGACACGAAAGCTATACGATGAGATTCGTGATGAGGTTTCATCGTTAAAGCAAGATCGCGTACTTTCTACAGATATTGAAAAATTAGCCAAGCTTTTACAGCGACTGAAGTGGGATGATAAGGCCCAATCATTTATCCGATGACTAACCGTTACTAAGACTTCCACTTCTTAAGTGGGAGATCAGTGGCGCTAAGCCCCTGGATAAGTTCAACTAAACTTCAGTAAATATGAACTTCGACTAAATACGCAACGTCCTGTTGCAACCTCGAAGTTTGCACTTCCATGTGCATCATAAAACTTCACCTGAAGTATGTTTCCTTTATAAAGGGATAAGGAGGAATCGTGATCATGGAAAATCATAATAGAGAAATTCGTGCACCAAGAGGAACAGAAATTTCCTGCCAGAGCTGGCAGCAGGAAGCAGCTATGAGGATGCTGATGAATAACTTAGATCCAGAAGTAGCAGAAAAGCCTGAGGAGCTGGTGGTATACGGAGGGAGTGGAAAGGCCGCCCGTAACTGGGATTGCTTTGATGCCATCGTACGTACGTTAAAGACCCTTAAGAATGATGAAACACTGCTTGTCCAGTCTGGCAAGCCAGTTGGAGTATTTCGGACTCATGAAATGGCGCCTCGTGTTTTAATCTCCAATTCTGTACTGGTTCCAGCATGGGCCAATTGGGAAACCTTCCGAAAGTTGGAAAACGAAGGACTTACCATGTATGGACAAATGACAGCCGGGAGCTGGATTTATATTGGAACACAAGGTATTCTTCAAGGGACATATGAAACCTTTGCTGCTGCCGCCAGACAGCACGGACATGGGACGTTAAAGGGAAAACTGGTTCTAACCGCTGGAATGGGAGGAATGGGCGGAGCTCAGCCACTTGCTGTAACCATGAACGAAGGGGTGGCAATTGTTGTTGACGTAGATGCCACCCGTATCGAGAGAAGAATGAAGACCCGATACTGCGATAAAATGACCCATTCCTTGGATGAAGCTTTACAGTGGGCGAGTGATGCTGTTCAATCAGGAACTGCTCTTTCCATTGGTCTTGTGGGAAATGCCGCCGAGATTTTCCCTGAGTTCGTAAAGAGAGGGATTACTCCTGACTATGTTACAGACCAAACCTCTGCCCATGATCCTTTAAATGGTTATGTACCTGCCGGTTATTCATTGGATGAAGCAGAGAAATTGCGAAAAGAGAACCCGGATGAATATGTTCGAATTTCTAAATTAAGTATGGCTAAACATGTTCAAGCTATGCTGGATATGCAAAAAGCAGGTGCCATTACATTTGATTATGGAAATAATATTCGCCAGGTAGCTTTTGATCAAGGAGTAAAGGAAGCCTTTAACTTCCCCGGATTTGTTCCCGCCTATATTCGCCCATTATTCTGTGAAGGGAAGGGTCCATTCCGTTGGGCTGCTTTATCTGGTGATCCCGAGGATATTTATCGAACAGACCGTTTGGTTCTAGAAATGTTCCCTGAGGATGAGCATTTAAAGCGCTGGATTACTATGGCTCAGGAGCGAGTGGCATTCCAGGGGCTGCCATCACGAATTTGCTGGCTCGGTTATGGGGAAAGGGCCAAGCTAGGTCTTGCCATTAATGAATTAGTACGAAAAGGGGAATTAAAGGCTCCTATTGTTATTGGACGTGACCATCTCGATTGCGGTTCAGTGGCATCACCAAATAGAGAAACGGAAGCAATGAAGGATGGAAGTGACGCCATCGGTGACTGGGCGATTTTAAATGCTCTAGTCAATACCGCAGCAGGTGCCAGTTGGGTATCCGTTCACCATGGGGGAGGAGTAGGAATAGGATATTCTCTCCATGCCGGTATGGTTGTTGTAGCCGATGGAACAGAGTTAGCAGCTGATAAGCTATCCCGAGTCCTTACTTCTGATCCAGGAATGGGCGTTATCCGCCACGCTGATGCTGGTTATGAATTGGCACATCAAGTGGCAAAGGAGCGTGGGATTAGAATACCAATGAGTGAGAAGGAGGGTTAGATCCTTGGCTGTAACATTCATTTCAAATATTGGTCAATTATTAACCATGAAAGGGAGCTCCCTCCCCCGCAAGGGAAAAGAGATGAAGGATATTGGCTTAATCGAAGGGGCTGCCCTGTTGATTCAAGATGATCAAATCCTTTTTGCAGATCAGGAACGAAAGGTAAGATAGTTCATAGATGAACAGGAATTATCCATAGACCGGGAGATTGATGCCAAGGGTCAGTTAGTAACCCCGGGCTTAATTGACCCCCATACCCATCTGGTTCATGGCGGCTCCCGGGAATATGAAATAGCCTTAAAACAACAAGGGGCAAGTTATCTTGAAATTTTAGCTCAAGGTGGTGGAATTTTAAGTACGGTTAAAGCCACACGAACAGCTTCCTTTCAGGAACTGTTGAATAAAACACTTTTTCATCTGGATGTATTGCTGAGCTATGGGGTAACTACTGTAGAGGCTAAAAGTGGGTATGGGCTGGATGAAGAAACCGAATTAAAGCAGCTTAGGGTGGCTAAGGAAGCCAGCAAGCGACACTCGATGGAGATCGTTTCCACCTTCTTAGGGGCTCATGCTATTCCCATGGAGGACCGAAAGGATCCGGAGAATTTCTTAAAACGAATGGAAGCTATATTTCCTGTTATTTTAGAGGAAGGATTAGCAGATTATTGTGATATCTTTTGTGAAGAAGGAGTATTTTCCGTTGATCAGTCCAGGGATTATTTAAAAAAAGCAAAAGAGGCTGGCTTTAAATTAAAAATCCATGCCGATGAAATTGTTTCCCTAGGTGGAGCTGAATTGGCTGCTGAGTTGGGAGCGGCATCAGCAGATCATTTAGTGGGTGCTTCCGATGAAGGAATCCGTCGGATGGGAGCAGAGGGGGTTATTGCGGTTCTTCTTCCCGGGACATCCTTTTACTTATGTAAGGAAAAGCCAGCAAGAGCACGGTTTATGCTGGAAAACAATTTAGCTATCGCCCTATCCACTGATTTTAATCCAGGCAGTTCACCCACAGAAAACCTTCAGTTCATTATGACTCTGGCTGCGCTTCACCTGAAAATGACCCCAGAAGAAATTTGGACAGCTTGTACCGTAAATGCTGCCTGTGCCATTGGTGTTGAGAATAAGGTTGGGCAAATCGTCCCAGGAATGCAGGCGGATGTAGTCATCTGGAATGCTCCAAACTATGCTTACATTCCTTATCACTATGGTGTAAACCATGTGGCTATGGTTCTTAAAAAGGGTGAAGTGGTGGTAAAGTATTTTTAATATATAGTAATTGAATGGGAGTAAAACCAATAATCGGTGTTTACTCCCATTTTTTTATTCAAATTATTCAAATCGGAATCCTTGGTCATTAAGGAAAGATCTCATATGGGATCGTGAGGGTTGCTTAAATTTCGCTGCCATCTCTTGAGACCAAGTGGTGCTTCTTTTACCATTGGTTCGCTCCAGGTAATATTGGTGCATCACTTCGTCATATTTTTTGATATGTCCTGTGATATCTTCCGTATGATAAGTATTCTCATGATAAATGGCCTTCATTTCCAGCCGAGGGCGAATAGCTGGATCTTGGTCAGGGTATCCGACACACATCCCAAAAACCGGATAAACTAGTTCTGGTATATTTAATAATTTGCTTACTTTCTCTGGATTGTTTCGAATGCCACCAATATAAACAATGCCAAGCCCCATTGATTCTGCAGCAATAGCTGCATTTTGAGCAGCAAGGGTAACATCAACGGTGGCTACAATAAAATTCTCAACAGTTTCATGAACCATCTTTGAGTTCTGAATGTAACAGGCTTCTCTCAAACGATATAGGTCTGCGCACCATACAAGAAAAAAAGGACATTGTTCAATATATGCTTGATTTCCAGCAAAAACGCTTAATTTCTTTTTGATCTCGGGATCTGTTACTCCAATTACACTATAGGCTTGAACATTACTGGAAGTAGACGCCATCTGAGCAGAGCGGATGATATTTTCAATTTGTTCTGAGGTAAGGGGCCTTGATTGATATCTTCTTATTGAACGGTGGCGTTGTAAAAGGTTAATTGTTGAATTCATGTTAATGACCTCCTAATTCAAAGGGTTCAACTTATTATGATATATCCAATTTTTCACTGTCAAATATCTAGGAATATTTTTGATAGTATGGCCGAGACAGTTAATAATAACGATAGCAAGTGATGCAAATCTACATCGAAATAGTTTTCATATTTTTAAATAATTCACAAATTAGATATAATTGTGATAAATGCGATTGCAAATATATGCAATTCTCCATCAATCGATGCGAAATTACATCAGATGGTTTATGTATTTGGTCTCCGAGAAATCGATAATCGGTTCTTATAACGGAAAATAAGTCTAAAAAAAAGCATTTTTTGTATTGATGGAAGTTTGGCATCATTTTTGCTAAATAAAATTACCAAAGCACAACATGTGCTTTTAAGGAGTGAACTAAAATTGCTGTACCGTGTAAAGGATGTTATGACTAGAACTTCATTCAAATTTTTTGAGAATGATGATTTTCATTATTGCCTAAATACTTTTGTTGAAAGTAGATTAGATGGAGCCTTAGTTTTTAATCATCTCGATGAACTAGTCGGCATCTTGACAGAGAAAGAAGTATTAAAGGGGGTTGTAATTAATACAAAGAAGGTAAAAGAGATCATGAAACCCTATGAATTAATCTTAAACGAGGATGATCTTATTAAATCCGCGATTCATTACTTGGATTCGATCTATCCTGTTAAAAATCATAAGGGTGAATTGACTGGTTTTATTACTAGATCTCGTATCCTGGAAAAATACGGAGAGCAGACCCAAGAGGAATTAAGCCATTTAGATGCCATTTTTAATTCAGCCCATAATGGAATCTTATCTATTGATGATAAAGGTTGTATAACTTCAATTAACCCTGCTGCGGTGAGAATGGCAGGAACAACTCGAGAAAAGGCAATCGGTAAATTTTTAACAGATGTAGTTTCTCCTAGTGGGTTGTTAGAAGTTATAAGAACAGGTAAACCTCATAGCGAAAAATATCAAGTTGGAAAAAGAAAGTATGTAACAAACCGGACACCGATCTTTCGGAATGGTCATGTTGTTGGAGCTGTGGGAGTCTTTCAAGATATTTCTGAGATTGAATTTATATCTGAAGAATTAAGTAGTGTAAAAAATATTCTAAATGAATTAGACATCGTCTTAGAATCATCGTATGATGCCATTTTAATAACAGATGATAAAGGAAAAATTATCAAAGCCAACAAAGCCTTCAAACGTATTCTAGGATTGAATGAAATACCAGATAACTATGAATTTTTAATTGGAACTTATATAGAATCTTTTCTTGTCTCCAAGGTGATAGAAAAGAAAGATACAGTTACGGTTATGGAACGTAATAAAGTAAAGAATAATTTGTTAATGATTACCGGAACTCCTGTACTCAACACCGATTCTAATATAGAACGTGTTGTTATAAATATTCGGGATATAACGGAATTAGATAA encodes the following:
- the hutU gene encoding urocanate hydratase, whose product is MENHNREIRAPRGTEISCQSWQQEAAMRMLMNNLDPEVAEKPEELVVYGGSGKAARNWDCFDAIVRTLKTLKNDETLLVQSGKPVGVFRTHEMAPRVLISNSVLVPAWANWETFRKLENEGLTMYGQMTAGSWIYIGTQGILQGTYETFAAAARQHGHGTLKGKLVLTAGMGGMGGAQPLAVTMNEGVAIVVDVDATRIERRMKTRYCDKMTHSLDEALQWASDAVQSGTALSIGLVGNAAEIFPEFVKRGITPDYVTDQTSAHDPLNGYVPAGYSLDEAEKLRKENPDEYVRISKLSMAKHVQAMLDMQKAGAITFDYGNNIRQVAFDQGVKEAFNFPGFVPAYIRPLFCEGKGPFRWAALSGDPEDIYRTDRLVLEMFPEDEHLKRWITMAQERVAFQGLPSRICWLGYGERAKLGLAINELVRKGELKAPIVIGRDHLDCGSVASPNRETEAMKDGSDAIGDWAILNALVNTAAGASWVSVHHGGGVGIGYSLHAGMVVVADGTELAADKLSRVLTSDPGMGVIRHADAGYELAHQVAKERGIRIPMSEKEG
- the nfsA gene encoding oxygen-insensitive NADPH nitroreductase, with protein sequence MNSTINLLQRHRSIRRYQSRPLTSEQIENIIRSAQMASTSSNVQAYSVIGVTDPEIKKKLSVFAGNQAYIEQCPFFLVWCADLYRLREACYIQNSKMVHETVENFIVATVDVTLAAQNAAIAAESMGLGIVYIGGIRNNPEKVSKLLNIPELVYPVFGMCVGYPDQDPAIRPRLEMKAIYHENTYHTEDITGHIKKYDEVMHQYYLERTNGKRSTTWSQEMAAKFKQPSRSHMRSFLNDQGFRFE
- the hutH gene encoding histidine ammonia-lyase; translation: MKVLLDGNSLTLNQVEQVVYDKAQVDLTEEAWERVSNSREMVEKYVNEEKVIYGVTTGFGKFSDVVIHNGEVGQLQLYLIRSHACGIGEPFSEDVSRAMLLLRANALAKGFSGIRRETLQMLLDCLNHGIHPVIPQQGSLGASGDLAPLSHLALVLIGEGEAVYKGQQMDGREALKRAGLQPIQLAAKEGLALINGTQAMTAVGVLSYLEASRLADAAEGVAALTLEALQGIIDAFSPEVQRVRPYPEQEQVASRIRRLVEGSGLVSQQGEIRVQDAYTLRCIPQVHGAIRQVLRYVEEKLMIEINSATDNPLIFTETGEVISGGNFHGQPIAFAMDFLGIAMAELANISERRIERLVNPQLSQLPAFLSPNPGLQSGMMIAQYAAASLVSENKVLAHPASVDSIPSSANQEDHVSMGTIAARHAQQIIQNSRRVVAIEAMASSQALEIKGIDKMSPRTRKLYDEIRDEVSSLKQDRVLSTDIEKLAKLLQRLKWDDKAQSFIR
- a CDS encoding sigma 54-interacting transcriptional regulator; the encoded protein is MLNKITKAQHVLLRSELKLLYRVKDVMTRTSFKFFENDDFHYCLNTFVESRLDGALVFNHLDELVGILTEKEVLKGVVINTKKVKEIMKPYELILNEDDLIKSAIHYLDSIYPVKNHKGELTGFITRSRILEKYGEQTQEELSHLDAIFNSAHNGILSIDDKGCITSINPAAVRMAGTTREKAIGKFLTDVVSPSGLLEVIRTGKPHSEKYQVGKRKYVTNRTPIFRNGHVVGAVGVFQDISEIEFISEELSSVKNILNELDIVLESSYDAILITDDKGKIIKANKAFKRILGLNEIPDNYEFLIGTYIESFLVSKVIEKKDTVTVMERNKVKNNLLMITGTPVLNTDSNIERVVINIRDITELDKLRRELDETKKYLSQLEDEKNLSKKFIAQSPSMKQVMVTVQQIAKVDSTVLILGESGVGKEEISKFIHQLSDRNEKPFIKVNCGAIPEHLLESELFGYEPGAFTGASKSGKMGLFEAAHKGTIFLDEIGELPLLLQVKLLRVLQEKEITRVGGVRPKKIDVRIIAATNQDLSGLVDKGEFRKDLYYRLNVVPIYVPPLRERVEDIPLLLALYQQRFAKQYKMEKKFTSEAINALMQYHWPGNVRELANVVERLFVTTPGPTIELKDIGIIFDSTMIESQESFVFVNGILPLKKAVDEVEKQLIKKALHIYKSTRRTAKVLQINQSTVVRKMQKFQEADWSGEEGGRS